TGCTTCGAGTTCTTCTCCCACCGGTCTGTCGCCAAATCGCTTCAGCCTGGGTTTTCCATCTGGACCGATGTCGACGGAGAAGCCAAACATGAATGGTCTCACACTACGGTGCTCTCGCAGCACCCGGTCAATGGCTTGGGGGTCTAGCATCCTGCCTTGCTGAAGGTCCTCGAACATCTTGTTCATCATCTCTTCAATCTGCTTGAAGAGTTCCTCTGGAAGGAAGTCCCCTATCCATTTTCTGAGGTCCCTGTTCGGGTCATTGTCTTCCGAGTCATCCCATGACATAGTACGCACATCTCCACTAGGCCATCTGTCTGACGAGTCTGTTTATCTCTGCCCCTCGGTATCCCGTGATTCCGCCGGCGGTCACGGGCAGGCCATGCTTGCCCTTGTATCCTCCACTTGGGGGCGTGAGTCTGAAGACGGGCTTAAGTCCCGCGACGTCCGACACACTCGCCGTGCCATCAACAATGGCTTTAGCTAGGGCCTTAATGGACTTAAAGCTGCTGTTCTTCCTCACATGTTCATCCGTGAGTCTTCGGTTCCCAGGCAGGCGTCCTCTCTTCGTCAGTATCAGGTCGGCTGTTTCCTCATCTATCTCACCCCATGTGATATAGTCTTTGGCCCTCTGAACCATACCAAACAGGCTGGGTGTGAGTCTGAGTATGCGTGCCTGATGTACCCTTCCGAGAAGAAGCTTGTTGAGCGTGTCCTCTATCTCCGGACGCACCCGTGCTTGGCCTCTGACCCGAATGGCGATGATGACTGAATCAGTAGTACTCATTCTTGCAACGCTCCTGCGGCACTCCACTCCTGAGGTGGCAGCATCCTGTAGGTCTTGACCAGTGCATCGACGAATGCCTTTGCAAAGTTTGACGAGGTCCTAGACCTACCCTTGCTAATGGACCAGACGTCTCGTAGACCCGCAATTCTGAGCACCACCTTTCCGACATCTGCGGTCACCAGACCGGTTCCCTTTGGGGCAGGTCGCAGAGTGACCCGCACTGAGCCTGCCGAACCACTCACCTGGAATGGTACACTGTGAGTGTCTGAACATCTACACTCCCACGAACCACAGCCCAGTCTGAACACAGTGATTGCCATCTTTGCTCTGTCCTCAGCAGCTCTGACAGCCGGTACGAACTCTGTAGCCCTCCCGACTCCGATGCCGATGACGCCTCTCTCATTACCGACTACAACGGTTATCCGAAAAGACTTGATCTCACCAGCATCTGACTGCCTCTGAACCATGGCGACATCAACTACCTCTTGACGA
The sequence above is drawn from the Candidatus Thorarchaeota archaeon genome and encodes:
- a CDS encoding 30S ribosomal protein S5; its protein translation is MEPLEEWVPRTELGKMVKEGHINSLEEILQQNMVVREAGIIDTLFPDLRQEVVDVAMVQRQSDAGEIKSFRITVVVGNERGVIGIGVGRATEFVPAVRAAEDRAKMAITVFRLGCGSWECRCSDTHSVPFQVSGSAGSVRVTLRPAPKGTGLVTADVGKVVLRIAGLRDVWSISKGRSRTSSNFAKAFVDALVKTYRMLPPQEWSAAGALQE
- a CDS encoding Hsp20 family protein — encoded protein: MSWDDSEDNDPNRDLRKWIGDFLPEELFKQIEEMMNKMFEDLQQGRMLDPQAIDRVLREHRSVRPFMFGFSVDIGPDGKPRLKRFGDRPVGEELEAGPVLEPLVDVIEEDKEVVVVAELPGVEKDQIRVRVKGTTLILDVENPHRPYHKTVELPVKVKREEAKSAIRNGVLEVRLKKA
- a CDS encoding 50S ribosomal protein L30, translated to MSTTDSVIIAIRVRGQARVRPEIEDTLNKLLLGRVHQARILRLTPSLFGMVQRAKDYITWGEIDEETADLILTKRGRLPGNRRLTDEHVRKNSSFKSIKALAKAIVDGTASVSDVAGLKPVFRLTPPSGGYKGKHGLPVTAGGITGYRGAEINRLVRQMA